Proteins found in one Streptomyces sp. CB09001 genomic segment:
- a CDS encoding serine/threonine-protein kinase codes for MLELDGSGAEPLGDGDPRWIGPIPLIGRLGAGGMGRVYLGVHEGRYAAVKQVLPSVAAEDKGFLRRFGHELDNLARLPEGVTAPLLAGDREAGPPWFATAYVPGITLSQALATHGGPLPARALWLILREAAKALVAVHALEMVHRDLKPSNLMLTVEGLTVIDFGVARAADQSQLTSVDKVVGTPAYMSPEQASGSRTPSGAVDVFALGGVLAYAASGHAPFGDDSALPVLHRILTAEPDLGPLKDLDPELADVVASCLDKDYEGRPTAAELLGTAERHGPYEPPPWPRAVAEVLAERAAFVEQLPRAADLPAPEPLATDARSDESGRRGNRRRTRILVGVVPIVLATGATLAIQLLPYAAHDKAEAGTAPSPSVSAALDPTASAPASASAQDRPTPSPSPSDNRAGKDAEDGKDGRDGKDGASGEGPGEGDGGGGAERAAGTGTGAGDAGSGSGSGSDSGDAQDSSGSGGSSGAGGSSSGDGSGDTDTPSSGTFALKNGENGKCLTQVYGAADDGSCGSSTATWSFRSAADGAVKVVNTSTGACLGANMMGQAVSTVDCGSFGNAHLWRPGSGGSLTNVFNDGCLDLAFGGGVSSQPCRSGTASQRWTRT; via the coding sequence GTGTTGGAGCTGGACGGCAGCGGGGCGGAGCCGCTGGGGGACGGGGACCCGCGGTGGATCGGGCCGATCCCGCTGATCGGACGCCTCGGCGCCGGCGGCATGGGCCGCGTGTATCTCGGCGTCCACGAGGGCCGGTACGCGGCCGTCAAGCAGGTGCTGCCCTCCGTCGCCGCCGAGGACAAGGGCTTCCTGCGCCGCTTCGGGCACGAGCTGGACAACCTAGCCCGGCTGCCCGAGGGAGTGACCGCGCCCCTGCTGGCGGGGGACCGCGAGGCAGGCCCGCCGTGGTTCGCCACCGCGTACGTGCCGGGCATCACCCTGTCCCAGGCGCTGGCCACCCACGGCGGGCCGCTGCCCGCCCGGGCGCTGTGGCTCATCCTGCGGGAAGCCGCGAAGGCGCTGGTGGCGGTGCATGCGCTGGAGATGGTGCACCGGGATCTGAAGCCGTCGAACCTGATGCTGACGGTGGAGGGCCTGACGGTCATCGACTTCGGGGTGGCCCGGGCCGCCGACCAGAGCCAGTTGACGTCGGTGGACAAGGTCGTGGGGACGCCGGCCTACATGTCGCCGGAGCAGGCGTCGGGCAGCCGGACGCCCAGTGGGGCGGTCGACGTCTTCGCGCTGGGCGGGGTGCTGGCGTACGCGGCGTCGGGGCACGCGCCGTTCGGGGACGATTCGGCGTTGCCGGTGCTGCACCGCATCCTGACGGCGGAGCCCGACCTCGGGCCTCTCAAGGACCTGGACCCCGAACTCGCCGATGTCGTCGCGTCCTGCCTGGACAAGGACTACGAGGGCCGTCCGACCGCCGCCGAACTGCTCGGGACGGCCGAGCGGCACGGGCCGTACGAGCCGCCGCCGTGGCCGCGGGCCGTGGCCGAGGTGCTGGCCGAACGAGCCGCGTTCGTCGAGCAGTTACCCCGAGCGGCGGACCTGCCCGCTCCGGAGCCCCTGGCGACGGACGCGAGGAGCGACGAGTCCGGGCGGCGTGGGAACCGGCGCCGGACCCGGATCCTCGTCGGCGTCGTCCCGATCGTGCTGGCGACGGGAGCGACCCTCGCCATCCAGCTCCTGCCCTACGCCGCCCACGACAAGGCGGAGGCGGGCACCGCGCCGTCCCCGTCCGTCTCCGCGGCCCTTGACCCGACGGCCTCGGCCCCGGCCTCGGCGTCGGCGCAGGACCGGCCGACCCCGAGTCCGTCGCCGTCGGACAACAGGGCCGGCAAGGACGCCGAGGACGGGAAGGACGGCCGCGACGGCAAGGACGGCGCGAGCGGCGAAGGCCCGGGGGAGGGCGACGGCGGCGGGGGAGCGGAACGGGCGGCCGGCACCGGCACGGGTGCCGGTGACGCAGGCTCGGGCAGTGGCTCGGGCAGCGATTCCGGTGATGCTCAAGACTCGTCCGGTTCCGGCGGATCGTCCGGGGCGGGTGGCTCGTCGTCCGGTGACGGATCCGGAGACACCGACACGCCCTCCTCGGGCACGTTCGCCCTGAAGAACGGCGAGAACGGCAAGTGCCTCACCCAGGTTTACGGCGCCGCCGACGACGGCTCCTGCGGCAGCTCGACCGCGACCTGGAGCTTCCGGAGCGCGGCGGACGGCGCGGTCAAGGTCGTCAACACGTCCACGGGTGCCTGTCTGGGCGCGAACATGATGGGCCAGGCCGTCTCCACCGTCGACTGCGGCTCCTTCGGCAACGCCCACCTGTGGCGTCCCGGCTCCGGGGGCAGCCTGACGAATGTCTTCAACGACGGCTGCCTCGACCTGGCCTTCGGCGGCGGGGTCTCCTCGCAGCCCTGCCGGTCGGGAACGGCCTCGCAACGCTGGACGCGGACCTAG
- a CDS encoding LysR substrate-binding domain-containing protein, with the protein MDRVNRMDRLDLRTLRYFVAVAEELHFGRAAVRLHMSQPPLSRAIRALETELGATLFHRTSAGVTLTGAGAVLLDEARALLDRAERIPARVAAAAGAATLTVGILGDSTDPDVVRLADAYRRRHPHVEVTVRETDLTDPTCGLHAGLVDVALTRGPFDPTGLTTRALRADPVGALLRADDPLAGRASLTPAELADRRWFRFPEGTDPLWQAYWNGGEPRPGPVVRTVRECQQVVLWNGTVGMTLADHLPAEGLTVVPLTGLPPSPVVVAWPRTDPNPLIRSFVRLAVAVYDAP; encoded by the coding sequence ATGGACCGGGTGAACCGGATGGACCGGCTTGACCTGCGGACGCTGCGCTACTTCGTGGCGGTCGCCGAGGAACTCCACTTCGGCCGGGCGGCCGTCCGGCTGCACATGAGCCAGCCGCCGCTGAGCCGGGCGATCAGGGCGCTGGAGACGGAACTCGGCGCCACTCTGTTCCACCGCACCTCCGCGGGCGTCACCCTCACCGGGGCCGGTGCGGTGCTGCTCGACGAGGCGCGCGCCCTGCTCGACCGGGCCGAACGCATACCCGCCCGCGTGGCGGCCGCGGCCGGTGCCGCGACCCTCACCGTCGGCATCCTCGGCGACAGCACCGACCCGGACGTGGTCCGGCTGGCGGACGCCTACCGCCGGCGCCACCCGCACGTCGAGGTCACCGTCCGCGAGACCGACCTGACCGACCCCACCTGCGGGCTGCACGCCGGTTTGGTCGACGTGGCCCTCACCCGCGGCCCCTTCGATCCGACCGGCCTGACCACGCGGGCGTTGCGCGCCGACCCGGTGGGTGCCCTGCTGCGCGCCGACGATCCGCTGGCCGGCCGGGCGAGCCTGACACCGGCCGAGCTGGCCGACCGCCGCTGGTTCCGCTTCCCGGAGGGCACCGACCCGCTGTGGCAGGCGTACTGGAACGGCGGCGAGCCGCGGCCCGGGCCGGTGGTGCGCACCGTACGGGAGTGTCAGCAGGTCGTGCTGTGGAACGGCACGGTCGGCATGACCCTCGCCGACCACCTGCCCGCGGAGGGGCTCACCGTGGTCCCGCTGACGGGTCTGCCGCCGAGCCCCGTGGTGGTGGCCTGGCCCCGGACCGACCCGAACCCGCTGATCCGCTCGTTCGTCCGGCTCGCGGTCGCGGTGTACGACGCTCCCTAG
- a CDS encoding cupin domain-containing protein, which yields MSDEPRNSENSETNESTENTEAVADPAVSVVGPGDGETILLGTTRMRVLEDGSHTGHRLGMAESVLAPYTPGPPQHRHARHDEGFYVISGTVRFTVGDEDIDATAGTLVMVPPGAPHTFANATGEPARMLSTFTPDLYVQYFRDLEELYAGGRTPTREESLGTMSRYATEPATDFAPLYAPARGTGS from the coding sequence ATGAGCGACGAACCGCGGAACAGCGAGAACAGCGAAACCAACGAGAGCACCGAGAACACCGAGGCGGTCGCGGACCCCGCCGTGTCGGTGGTCGGCCCGGGAGACGGCGAGACGATCCTCCTCGGCACCACCCGCATGCGCGTCCTGGAGGACGGCAGCCACACGGGCCACCGCCTCGGCATGGCCGAGTCCGTACTCGCCCCGTACACCCCCGGGCCGCCCCAGCACCGCCACGCCCGGCACGACGAGGGCTTCTACGTCATCTCCGGCACGGTGCGGTTCACGGTGGGGGACGAGGACATCGACGCGACGGCGGGCACCCTCGTGATGGTCCCGCCCGGCGCGCCGCACACCTTCGCCAACGCCACCGGCGAACCGGCCCGCATGCTCAGCACGTTCACCCCCGACCTGTACGTCCAGTACTTCCGCGACCTGGAGGAGCTGTACGCCGGCGGCCGCACCCCGACTCGGGAGGAGAGCCTCGGGACGATGAGCCGCTACGCGACCGAGCCCGCCACCGACTTCGCCCCCCTGTACGCGCCGGCCCGGGGGACCGGGTCGTGA
- a CDS encoding DoxX family protein, producing MNVAYWIVAGLLAAFYLYGGAVKVVRGRDALRPMMAWVDSVPMPAVRAIGVVELLGAAGLVLPPLTGVAPGLALAAAAGFVVLQIGATGVHLRLGDRQVALNLSLLLTAAITAWLATTRL from the coding sequence GTGAACGTCGCGTACTGGATCGTCGCCGGTCTCCTCGCCGCCTTCTACCTCTACGGGGGCGCGGTGAAGGTGGTGCGCGGCCGGGACGCGCTGCGGCCGATGATGGCCTGGGTGGACAGCGTGCCGATGCCCGCCGTCCGCGCCATCGGCGTGGTCGAGCTGCTCGGCGCGGCCGGGCTGGTCCTCCCGCCGCTGACCGGCGTCGCGCCCGGGCTGGCCCTGGCCGCGGCGGCCGGGTTCGTGGTCCTGCAGATCGGCGCCACCGGGGTCCACCTGCGTCTCGGGGACCGGCAGGTCGCCCTCAACCTCAGTCTCCTGCTCACCGCCGCAATCACCGCCTGGCTCGCCACGACCCGGCTGTGA
- a CDS encoding YafY family protein: MSRPVSRVLTLLELLQAGGVRSVAELAERLGVGERTVRRYVDHLVDLDVPVESVRGRYGGYRLAPGHRMPPLMLTDDEALAVLLGLVAGRRTGVTAAAGTAGETAAAKVRRVLPERLRHRLDAVLDSLTFTTAPAGSAAPEAAVLLPVADAVRHHRPLAIRYTGGRGGSGERTVYPYGLVAHAGRWYVTGRDLLVGAERTFRLDRIDGARVLPGTFEPPPGPGPAERVLTALATAPYRHEVTVRVRGTAEEIRALLPGSVAVVADADGEGEGGDDDERWCRVEIRAERLDWLPGLLASLDRPFVIERPDELRGLVADLASRLMDAARGTPPPRD; this comes from the coding sequence ATGTCGCGTCCCGTCTCCCGTGTGCTGACCCTGCTCGAACTGCTCCAGGCGGGCGGTGTGCGGTCCGTGGCCGAACTGGCCGAGCGGCTCGGCGTCGGCGAGCGCACGGTGCGCCGGTACGTCGACCACCTCGTCGACCTCGACGTCCCCGTGGAGTCGGTACGCGGCCGCTACGGCGGCTACCGGCTGGCCCCCGGCCACCGCATGCCCCCGCTGATGCTGACCGACGACGAGGCGCTGGCCGTACTGCTGGGTCTGGTCGCCGGCCGGCGGACGGGGGTCACGGCGGCGGCGGGCACGGCGGGCGAGACGGCGGCGGCGAAGGTCCGGCGGGTGCTGCCGGAGCGGCTGCGCCACCGCCTGGACGCGGTGCTCGACTCGCTCACGTTCACGACCGCGCCGGCCGGGTCCGCCGCCCCGGAGGCCGCCGTCCTGCTCCCGGTCGCCGACGCGGTGCGCCATCACCGTCCGCTGGCGATCCGCTACACCGGCGGGCGCGGTGGGAGCGGCGAACGCACCGTGTACCCGTACGGGCTCGTCGCGCACGCAGGGCGGTGGTACGTGACGGGCCGGGACCTCTTGGTCGGGGCGGAGCGGACGTTCCGCCTGGACCGCATCGACGGCGCGCGGGTCCTGCCCGGCACCTTCGAACCGCCGCCGGGGCCCGGTCCGGCGGAGCGCGTGCTGACGGCGCTGGCCACCGCGCCCTACCGGCACGAGGTGACGGTGCGGGTCCGGGGGACGGCCGAGGAGATCCGCGCCCTGCTGCCGGGCAGCGTGGCCGTCGTCGCCGATGCGGACGGCGAGGGCGAGGGCGGCGACGACGACGAGAGATGGTGCCGGGTCGAGATCCGGGCCGAACGCCTCGACTGGCTGCCGGGCCTTCTCGCGTCGCTGGACCGCCCGTTCGTCATCGAGCGGCCGGACGAGCTGCGCGGTCTCGTCGCGGACCTCGCGAGCCGTCTCATGGACGCGGCCCGGGGCACTCCGCCACCGCGCGACTGA
- a CDS encoding VOC family protein: MNLVSLRVITDDVARLVGFYERATGLRATWATEDFAELRTPSGTLAIGSTRTVPLFAPGSAHPADNRSVIIEFLVDDVDAVHRNLTGLVSEFVKEPTTMPWGNRALLFRDPDGNLVNFFTPVTPAAVEKFADAAR, translated from the coding sequence GTGAATCTCGTCTCGCTCCGCGTCATCACCGACGACGTCGCCCGTCTCGTCGGCTTCTACGAGCGCGCCACCGGCCTGCGCGCGACCTGGGCCACCGAGGACTTCGCGGAACTGCGCACCCCGTCCGGGACGCTCGCGATCGGCAGTACCCGCACCGTGCCGCTCTTCGCCCCCGGCTCCGCCCACCCCGCCGACAACCGCAGCGTGATCATCGAGTTCCTCGTCGACGACGTGGACGCCGTGCACCGGAACCTCACCGGCCTAGTGAGCGAGTTCGTCAAGGAACCCACCACCATGCCCTGGGGCAACCGCGCGCTCCTCTTCCGCGACCCCGACGGCAACCTGGTCAACTTCTTCACCCCGGTCACCCCGGCCGCCGTCGAGAAGTTCGCCGACGCCGCCCGCTGA
- a CDS encoding LamG-like jellyroll fold domain-containing protein, whose translation MSALEPDDPRSVGEYRLLSRLGAGGMGRVFLGRSPGGRLVAVKVVHAELLRRPEFRDRFRREVQAARMVSGAFTAPVVDADPDAPLPWLVTSYIAGPSLEQAVAERGPFDPQAVLTLAAGLAEALVSIHAAHLVHRDLKPSNVLLAEDGPRVIDFGIVRSVDADSLTGSGHMAGSPGFMSPEQVNGDEVTWASDVFCLGAVLAFAATGAGPFGAGPTPALLYRVVHNAPDVAAVADPALRSLIADCLAKDPAHRPAPREILARIGPLGGESATALPHAQQWTPAVRPTHADAAPTQIVPPAAAPPAHPHTRVDTARPQAYPPAPAPADVRPTATGDGGRRSRRAFLLSGAGALAALGVGTGFWLNRPADPGPADGSAPSPSPSSAPSPPPGLVGLWPLDEASGKVARDTAGGHDGIVTGVAWQGAGAGAAFDGTGSQIVTAGPVLKTGAGASFTVAAWVRLSVLPGVFATAVSQDSADASGFYLQYSSEDQGWAFARPGLRAVGRTAPAAHVWTHLTGVCDGPARKLHLYVNGAQEAVVEDTGPAPATGAFMIGRASFDGQARDFFPGVIRDVRAFDRALAPARIAKLA comes from the coding sequence GTGTCAGCGCTGGAGCCGGACGACCCGCGCTCCGTGGGGGAGTACCGGCTGCTGAGCCGGCTGGGTGCGGGCGGCATGGGCCGGGTCTTCCTCGGCCGGTCCCCGGGCGGGCGGCTCGTCGCCGTCAAGGTGGTGCACGCCGAGCTGCTGCGCCGACCCGAGTTCCGCGACCGCTTCCGGCGCGAGGTCCAGGCGGCCAGGATGGTCAGCGGCGCCTTCACCGCGCCCGTCGTCGACGCCGACCCGGACGCGCCGCTGCCCTGGCTGGTCACCAGCTACATCGCCGGGCCGTCGCTGGAACAGGCGGTGGCCGAGCGGGGGCCGTTCGACCCGCAGGCCGTACTCACGCTGGCCGCGGGACTCGCCGAGGCGCTGGTGTCGATCCACGCCGCGCACCTCGTCCACCGCGACCTCAAGCCCTCCAACGTGCTGCTCGCCGAGGACGGGCCGCGCGTCATCGACTTCGGCATCGTCCGCAGCGTCGACGCCGACTCCCTCACCGGCAGCGGGCACATGGCGGGCTCCCCGGGCTTCATGTCCCCGGAGCAGGTCAACGGCGACGAGGTCACCTGGGCCAGCGATGTGTTCTGCCTCGGCGCGGTGCTGGCCTTCGCGGCGACCGGCGCGGGCCCCTTCGGCGCCGGACCGACACCCGCGCTGCTCTACCGCGTCGTGCACAACGCCCCGGACGTCGCCGCCGTCGCCGACCCGGCCCTGCGCTCCCTGATCGCCGACTGCCTCGCCAAGGACCCGGCCCACCGTCCCGCACCGCGCGAGATCCTCGCCCGCATCGGCCCGCTGGGCGGCGAGAGCGCGACGGCCCTGCCGCACGCCCAGCAGTGGACGCCGGCCGTCCGGCCGACCCACGCGGACGCCGCGCCCACCCAGATCGTCCCGCCGGCCGCGGCACCCCCGGCGCATCCGCACACCCGCGTCGACACCGCACGTCCGCAGGCGTACCCGCCGGCGCCCGCACCGGCGGACGTACGCCCGACGGCGACCGGGGACGGCGGCCGCCGGAGCCGACGGGCCTTCCTGCTCTCCGGCGCGGGCGCGCTCGCCGCCCTCGGGGTGGGGACCGGATTCTGGCTCAACCGCCCGGCCGACCCGGGCCCGGCGGACGGTTCCGCACCGTCGCCGTCGCCCTCTTCCGCGCCCTCCCCGCCCCCGGGCCTGGTCGGGCTCTGGCCCCTGGACGAGGCCTCCGGGAAGGTCGCGCGGGACACCGCGGGCGGGCACGACGGCATCGTGACCGGTGTCGCCTGGCAGGGCGCCGGGGCCGGCGCCGCCTTCGACGGGACCGGCAGCCAGATCGTGACCGCCGGTCCGGTGCTGAAAACCGGCGCGGGCGCCAGCTTCACCGTCGCCGCCTGGGTCCGCCTCTCCGTCCTGCCCGGCGTCTTCGCCACCGCCGTCAGCCAGGACAGCGCCGACGCCAGCGGCTTCTACCTCCAGTACTCCAGCGAGGACCAGGGCTGGGCCTTCGCCCGCCCCGGCCTGCGCGCCGTCGGCCGTACCGCTCCCGCCGCGCACGTCTGGACCCACCTGACCGGCGTCTGCGACGGCCCGGCCCGCAAGCTGCACCTGTACGTCAACGGCGCCCAGGAGGCGGTCGTCGAGGACACCGGCCCCGCGCCCGCCACCGGCGCCTTCATGATCGGCCGGGCCTCCTTCGACGGGCAGGCCCGGGACTTCTTCCCCGGCGTCATCCGTGACGTACGGGCCTTCGACCGGGCGCTCGCTCCGGCGCGGATCGCGAAACTCGCGTGA
- a CDS encoding serine/threonine protein kinase: MSGEAGSGLTGSGAEPLEDEDPRRIGPIPLLGRLGTGGMGRVYLGVHEGRYAAVKQVLPSVAGEDEDFLRRFGHELDNLARLPEEATAPLLAGDREARPPWFATAYVPGLTLREAVDLHGPLPAEALWLALREAATGLAAVHAMDMVHRDLKPSNVMLTLDGLTLIDFGVARAADQSQLTRTGMVVGTPAYMSPEQASGKRASSGVVDVFALGSVIAYAASGRPPFGDESGHAVLYRIVHEEPDLQPLRDLDPELADVVASCLDKDHEGRPTAAELVERAERHGPYEPPLWPEAVTERLTERAAFAARTPEPGDLPPPAPATAPDPKPEQAPEPVVGHKPEKSRTERRRNRIVPVFVPVVAVVAGGTLAFQLLPHVTDSGDAAEAGPSASVTVSATTTPSGTADGSAKPSPSTSASSSKKAKPEEKGSATAPGAADAEDGKDGKDGEGDDGRDTGAGAGPGAVDSDGGSGSGSGGGGGGDSSSGTGTGTKAPSSGGFTLLNASSDQCLVASAGSSYGTVSGGGCGAATARWSLRGVSSGTYRIVHQASGTCLSGYGSMHSAACGADDAQEWRLGSGGTVVLTSHDLCLEHASPSGMIMRRACSGSAAQSWTRS, from the coding sequence TTGAGCGGGGAAGCCGGATCCGGCCTCACGGGCAGTGGTGCCGAGCCGTTGGAGGACGAGGACCCGCGCCGGATCGGACCGATCCCGCTGCTGGGCAGGCTCGGGACCGGCGGCATGGGCCGCGTCTACCTCGGCGTCCACGAGGGCCGGTACGCGGCCGTCAAGCAGGTACTGCCGTCGGTCGCCGGGGAGGACGAGGACTTCCTGCGCCGTTTCGGGCACGAACTGGACAACCTCGCCCGGCTGCCCGAGGAGGCGACGGCGCCGCTGCTCGCGGGGGACCGGGAGGCCCGGCCGCCGTGGTTCGCCACCGCCTACGTCCCCGGCCTCACCCTGCGCGAGGCCGTCGACCTGCACGGGCCGCTGCCCGCCGAGGCGTTGTGGCTCGCCCTGCGGGAGGCCGCCACCGGACTCGCGGCGGTGCACGCGATGGACATGGTCCACCGGGACCTCAAGCCGTCCAACGTGATGCTGACCCTGGACGGACTCACCCTCATCGACTTCGGCGTCGCCCGGGCCGCCGACCAGAGCCAGTTGACCAGGACCGGCATGGTGGTGGGCACCCCCGCCTACATGTCGCCCGAGCAGGCCTCCGGGAAGCGGGCGTCCAGCGGCGTCGTCGACGTCTTCGCTCTGGGCTCGGTGATCGCGTACGCGGCCTCCGGCCGCCCGCCCTTCGGCGACGAGTCCGGGCACGCGGTGCTGTACCGCATCGTGCACGAGGAGCCCGACCTGCAGCCACTGCGGGACCTGGATCCCGAACTCGCCGACGTCGTCGCGTCCTGCCTGGACAAGGACCACGAGGGCCGGCCCACCGCCGCCGAACTCGTCGAACGCGCCGAGCGGCACGGACCGTACGAGCCGCCGCTGTGGCCGGAGGCCGTCACCGAACGGCTCACCGAACGGGCCGCCTTCGCGGCACGCACACCGGAGCCGGGCGACCTCCCGCCGCCGGCACCCGCGACGGCACCGGACCCGAAACCGGAACAGGCGCCCGAGCCGGTCGTGGGGCACAAACCCGAGAAGTCCCGCACAGAGCGCCGCCGCAACCGCATCGTTCCCGTCTTCGTCCCCGTCGTGGCCGTCGTCGCGGGCGGCACCCTCGCCTTCCAGCTCCTGCCCCACGTCACGGACTCCGGCGACGCCGCGGAAGCCGGACCCTCCGCGTCCGTCACGGTCTCCGCCACCACGACACCGTCGGGAACCGCCGACGGGTCCGCGAAGCCGTCGCCGTCCACCAGTGCCTCCTCCTCGAAGAAGGCGAAGCCGGAGGAAAAGGGGTCGGCGACCGCCCCCGGGGCGGCGGACGCGGAAGACGGCAAGGACGGCAAGGACGGCGAGGGCGACGACGGTCGGGACACGGGTGCCGGAGCAGGCCCGGGCGCCGTCGACTCGGACGGCGGCAGCGGCAGCGGCAGCGGGGGTGGTGGCGGTGGCGACTCCTCCTCCGGCACGGGAACCGGGACCAAGGCCCCCTCGTCGGGCGGCTTCACCCTGCTCAACGCGTCGAGCGACCAGTGCCTCGTCGCCTCCGCCGGCTCTTCCTACGGCACGGTCTCCGGCGGTGGCTGCGGTGCCGCGACGGCCCGCTGGAGCCTGCGGGGCGTCTCGTCCGGCACGTACCGGATCGTCCACCAGGCGTCCGGCACCTGCCTGTCCGGCTACGGCTCGATGCACAGCGCGGCCTGCGGCGCGGACGATGCCCAGGAGTGGCGTCTCGGTTCGGGCGGCACCGTGGTCCTCACGAGCCACGACCTGTGTCTGGAGCACGCCTCCCCGAGCGGCATGATCATGCGGCGGGCGTGCTCCGGCTCGGCGGCCCAGAGCTGGACCAGGTCCTAG
- a CDS encoding PLD nuclease N-terminal domain-containing protein, producing the protein MLRVLMFLVPLALSVYAFIDCISTKDADIRHMPKPLWAILVLLFPLVGSISWIIAGKKRQPAGSSPRQGGGGRRQWVAPDDNPEFLKSLEKDDERDKDGDKD; encoded by the coding sequence ATGCTCCGGGTGCTGATGTTCCTCGTTCCACTGGCCCTGAGCGTCTATGCGTTCATCGACTGCATCAGCACGAAGGACGCGGACATCCGCCACATGCCCAAGCCGCTGTGGGCGATCCTCGTGCTCCTCTTCCCGCTGGTCGGCTCGATCTCCTGGATCATCGCCGGGAAGAAGCGGCAGCCCGCCGGCTCCTCGCCCCGGCAGGGCGGCGGCGGGCGGCGGCAGTGGGTGGCGCCGGACGACAACCCCGAGTTCCTGAAGTCCCTGGAGAAGGACGACGAGAGGGACAAGGACGGGGACAAGGACTAG
- a CDS encoding menaquinone biosynthesis decarboxylase encodes MAYDDLRSLLRTLEREGDLKRIKAEVDPYLEVGEIVDRVNKAGGPALLFENVKGSDMPLAMNVFGTDRRLLKALGLKSYSDISDKIGGLLRPELPQGFVGVREAFGKLGTMTHVPPKKVKPGSAPVQDVVLTGDDVDLERLPALFTWPDDGGSFFNLGLTHTKDPETGIRNLGLYRLQRHDRRTIGMHWQIHKDSRNHYRVAARRGERLPVAIAFGCPPAVTYASTAPLPGDIDEYLFAGFVQGKRIEMVDCKTVPLQVPAQAEVVLEGWLEPGEMLPEGPFGDHTGFYTPQEPFPALKIDCVTMRKRPLLQSIVVGRPPTEDGPLGRATERFFLPLLKIIVPDIVDYHLPEAGGFHNCAIVSIDKKYPKHAQKVMHAIWGAHMMSLTKLIVVVDSDCDVHDLHEVAWRALGNTDYGRDLTVVEGPVDHLDHASYQQFWGGKAGIDATKKLPEEGYTRDGGWPDMVLSDPETAAKVDRRWKEYGL; translated from the coding sequence ATGGCTTACGACGATCTTCGCTCCCTGCTCAGGACGCTGGAGCGCGAGGGCGACCTCAAGCGCATCAAGGCCGAGGTGGATCCGTACCTGGAGGTCGGGGAGATCGTCGACCGGGTGAACAAGGCGGGCGGCCCGGCATTGCTCTTCGAGAACGTGAAGGGCTCCGACATGCCGCTGGCGATGAACGTCTTCGGCACCGACCGCCGCCTGCTCAAGGCCCTCGGCCTCAAGTCGTACTCCGACATCTCGGACAAGATCGGCGGGCTGCTCCGGCCCGAGCTGCCCCAGGGCTTCGTCGGCGTGCGCGAGGCCTTCGGGAAGCTCGGCACGATGACGCACGTACCGCCGAAGAAGGTGAAGCCGGGCAGCGCGCCCGTCCAGGACGTCGTCCTCACCGGCGACGACGTGGACCTGGAGCGCCTCCCGGCCCTCTTCACCTGGCCGGACGACGGCGGCTCCTTCTTCAACCTGGGCCTGACCCACACCAAGGACCCGGAGACGGGCATCCGGAACCTGGGCCTGTACCGGCTCCAGCGCCACGACAGGCGCACCATCGGCATGCACTGGCAGATCCACAAGGACAGCCGCAACCACTACCGGGTCGCCGCCCGCCGCGGTGAGCGGCTGCCGGTCGCCATCGCCTTCGGCTGCCCGCCCGCCGTCACGTACGCCTCCACCGCCCCGCTCCCCGGCGACATCGACGAGTACCTCTTCGCCGGGTTCGTGCAGGGCAAGCGGATCGAGATGGTCGACTGCAAGACGGTCCCGCTCCAGGTCCCCGCGCAGGCGGAGGTGGTCCTGGAGGGCTGGCTGGAGCCCGGCGAGATGCTCCCCGAGGGCCCCTTCGGCGACCACACCGGCTTCTACACCCCGCAGGAACCCTTCCCCGCCCTGAAGATCGACTGCGTGACGATGCGGAAACGCCCGCTGCTCCAGTCGATCGTGGTCGGCCGCCCCCCGACGGAGGACGGCCCCCTCGGCCGGGCCACGGAACGCTTCTTCCTGCCCCTTCTCAAGATCATCGTCCCGGACATCGTGGACTACCACCTCCCCGAGGCCGGCGGCTTCCACAACTGCGCGATCGTCTCGATCGACAAGAAGTACCCCAAGCATGCCCAGAAGGTGATGCACGCCATCTGGGGCGCCCACATGATGTCCCTGACCAAGCTGATCGTCGTCGTCGACTCCGACTGCGACGTCCACGACCTGCACGAGGTCGCCTGGCGGGCGCTCGGCAACACCGACTACGGCCGCGACCTCACCGTCGTCGAAGGCCCGGTCGACCACCTCGACCACGCCTCCTACCAGCAGTTCTGGGGCGGCAAGGCGGGCATCGACGCGACGAAGAAGCTGCCCGAGGAGGGGTACACCCGCGACGGGGGCTGGCCGGACATGGTGCTGTCCGACCCGGAGACGGCGGCGAAGGTCGACCGCCGCTGGAAGGAGTACGGACTGTGA